In a single window of the Rhodamnia argentea isolate NSW1041297 chromosome 2, ASM2092103v1, whole genome shotgun sequence genome:
- the LOC115734147 gene encoding protein ENHANCED DOWNY MILDEW 2-like isoform X3: MFTRYDACLILPVLNLAYRFYEVRPSAKDLQDHVVLIKEAIGRDDVLAKSKVLSKLMEEKPRKRSKSGENVAMPSFIVDDTEDVEDGTAEEDDCFDSVCALCDNGGDLLCCDGKCMRSFHATKEAGEESLCDSLGYSQHEVDAMQTFNCENCIHNLHQCFACGKLGSSDKSSGADVFQCVSATCGLFYHPHCVAKLVHRRDEVAAEDLKLRIVAGESFTCPMHKCCVCNQIENKKELDLQFAVCRRCPKSYHRKCLPKEIVFEDDDEDEDEDAITRAWEGLLPNRVLIYCLKHDIDEEIGTPVRNHIKFPSTTIRANRAAVGEKRKRPVLGSLSTGGKGLKKKRVASEDSSKRASENQSLGKGKSPFTKKEGEKDKKVRVSSGQEIAKKVKVTDASKKFHKDTAKSRPLEPSTSFTMREHTSLGERLYSFTTEASEQTKTGEPVGPDSEERRAVELASTKSDDSLHPLDADTERRLLNLVKEAASSVSMADVVRKQNVPSTHAQYLKSTVDKTITIGKVEGSVQVYTYALTQCVNKDTLIERLHVQALRAALQRLEQGDSNEDAKAVCDPEVLTQIFKWKDKLRVYLAPFIYGMRYTSFGRHFTKVDKLQEIVDKLHWYVGDGDMIVDFCCGANDFSRLMAKKLEETGKKCSYKNYDIFPPKNNFEFELRDWMTVQLKELPYGSKLIMGLNPPFGVRGALANKFIDKALQFKPKLLMLIVPSETERLDEKKFRYDLVWEDDRFLSGKSFYLPGSVDVKDKQIEQWNNRPPLLYLWSRRDWTAKHRTIAQKQGHLPTKSRLPWSNEDCNGSLDLHYLNDDRSLSLTSDTSMPMGRPEETKDRVNMAEGQKGRFSRNDSGRESWESQSTGTSKGKAIGIGTSGREIHGKSPAKETPHHPSPKLTDGKLAFYNRSSKQKTNGSRTSGREIDEKDLTNVESSFNDRSSREKASGRGTSGREIDEEPPAKVTSRRPSPKSSVNDRSSISHGVPFENDVSGMNYQQADPRMSMSHAEDFYGSRGSTLSDDANRMYGLNNNRYYSTQRWSSGGGPLTNSGAQNLEGLHTARMRDTDNYRPNVSEPEERCWRDLERLSQVRLYGQQDPNVSQRNYMAGHDPRYSQPGALTSTYGLLGSIAESSQRMDMSAMQRYAPRLDELNPMRMNNVRPEAPVIRGNGYLDLNRGPQPGHGGDSFGFATGPRRPYSQQNTFGWLNE; the protein is encoded by the exons ATGTTCACGCGTTATGACGCATGTCTGATTTTGCCTGTTCTTAACCTGGCTTATAGGTTCTATGAGGTCCGGCCTTCTGCGAAGGATTTGCAGGACCATGTGGTGTTAATTAAAGAGGCTATAGGGAGGGATGATGTATTGGCGAAATCCAAG GTTTTGAGCAAATTAATGGAAGAGAAGCCCCGGAAGAGGAGTAAATCTGGTGAG AATGTTGCAATGCCTAGTTTTATTGTGGATGATACTGAAGATGTTGAAGATGGGACTGCCGAGGAGGACGATTGTTTTGATTCTGTTTGTGCGCTATGCGATAACGGGGGTGACCTTTTATG CTGTGACGGGAAATGTATGAGGTCATTTCATGCTACTAAAGAAGCTGGTGAAGAATCTCTTTGCGATTCTCTTGGATATTCACAGCATGAAGTTGAT GCAATGCAGACTTTTAACTGCGAAAATTGCATACACAACCTGCACCAGTGCTTCGCATGTGGCAAGTTGGGCTCCTCTGATAAGTCTTCTGGTGCTGAT GTCTTCCAATGTGTTTCTGCTACTTGTGGCCTCTTCTACCATCCCCACTGTGTAGCAAAATTGGTCCATCGCAGAGATGAAGTTGCTGCAGAAGATCTTAAGCTGAGGATTGTCGCAGGAGAAAGTTTCACTTGTCCTATGCATAAATGTTGTGTTTGCAATCAAATAGAAAACAAGAAGGAACTTGATCTGCAATTTGCTGTATGCAGACGATGCCCCAAGTCTTACCATAGAAAATGCTTGCCAAA GGAAATTGTTTtcgaagatgatgatgaagatgaagatgaagatgcaaTAACAAGGGCATGGGAGGGATTATTACCCAATCGCGTATTAATTTATTGTTT AAAGCATGATATTGATGAAGAGATTGGGACTCCAGTTCGAAACCACATAAAGTTTCCCAGTACTACTATTCGAGCAAATAGGGCTGCCGttggggagaaaagaaaaagaccagTATTGGGATCACTCTCTACTGGAGGGAAAGGTTTAAAGAAGAAACGTGTTGCCTCAGAGGACTCCTCGAAAAGAGCTTCAGAAAATCAGTCGCTTGGAAAGGGGAAATCTCCTTTCACAAAGAAAGAaggtgaaaaagacaaaaaagtaaGGGTATCATCTGGACAAGAGATAGCCAAGAAAGTCAAAGTGACTGATGCGTCCAAGAAATTTCACAAGGATACTGCCAAGTCCAGGCCTTTGGAGCCCAGCACATCTTTTACCATGAGGGAGCACACTTCTTTGGGTGAAAGGTTATATTCCTTCACGACAGAGGCGTCTGAGCAAACAAAAACAGGAGAACCAGTTGGACCAGATAGTGAAGAGAGAAGAGCAGTGGAGCTTGCTTCCACGAAGTCAGATGACTCACTTCATCCACTAGATGCTGATACTGAGAGAAG GCTTTTGAATCTAGTGAAAGAGGCCGCATCTTCAGTAAGTATGGCAGATGTTGTGAGAAAGCAGAATGTGCCATCTACTCATGCACAATATCTGAAGTCAACTGTTGATAAGACAATTACTATTGGGAAAGTGGAGGGTTCAGTTCAGGTATATACTTATGCACTTACTCAATGCGTCAATAAGGATACTTTAATTGAAAGATTGCATGTGCAGGCTCTTAGAGCAGCTTTGCAGAGGCTAGAGCAAGGAGACAGCAATGAAGACGCAAAAGCTGTCTGTGACCCAGAAGTTCTAACCCAGATATTTAAGTGGAAG GACAAGCTTAGAGTATATCTTGCACCATTCATATATGGTATGCGCTACACTTCCTTTGGTCGACATTTTACAAAAGTGGATAAACTTCAAGAG ATTGTTGACAAGCTCCATTGGTATGTTGGGGATGGTGACATG ATTGTTGACTTCTGTTGTGGGGCTAATGATTTTAGCCGCTTAATGGCAAAGAAGCTTGAAGAGACCGGAAAGAAGTGctcttacaaaaattatgatatttttccACCAAAG AATAACTTCGAGTTTGAACTAAGGGACTGGATGACGGTCCAACTAAAAGAGCTACCTTATGGGTCAAAATTG ATCATGGGGCTAAATCCTCCTTTTGGAGTTAGAGGAGCATTGGCGAACAAGTTTATTGATAAAGCTCTTCAATTCAAACCAAAGCTCCTTATGCTGATTGTTCCATCAGAAACTGAAAG ATTAGATGAGAAAAAGTTTCGGTATGATCTGGTGTGGGAAGACGATCGATTCTTGTCTGGAAAG TCATTTTATTTGCCAGGTTCTGTGGATGTGAAGGATAAACAAATTGAACAGTGGAACAATAGGCCACCTTTGCTGTATCTATGGAGCCGTCGAGATTGGACTGCAAAACACAGGACCATAGCCCAAAAGCAGGGTCACTTGCCCACGAAGAGTAGGCTTCCATGGTCAAATGAGGACTGCAATGGATCACTGGATCTTCATTATCTGAACGATGACCGGAGTTTGTCACTTACAAGTGATACCTCCATGCCAATGGGTAGGCCTGAAGAAACCAAAGACAGAGTCAATATGGCTGAAGGTCAAAAAGGGCGTTTTTCTCGAAATGACAGTGGGAGAGAAAGCTGGGAGAGCCAGTCTACTGGGACTTCTAAGGGTAAGGCCATTGGTATAGGAACAAGTGGAAGAGAAATTCATGGGAAGTCACCTGCCAAGGAAACACCTCATCATCCCTCGCCTAAGTTGACAGATGGTAAGTTGGCATTCTACAATCGGTCCTCTAAGCAAAAGACCAATGGTAGCCGAACAAGTGGaagagaaattgatgagaagGATTTGACGAATGTGGAGTCTTCGTTCAATGATCGGTCCTCTAGGGAAAAGGCAAGTGGTAGAGGAACAAGTGGAAGAGAAATTGATGAGGAGCCGCCAGCAAAGGTAACCTCTCGTCGTCCCTCACCCAAGTCGTCAGTCAATGACCGATCCTCAATATCACATGGAGTTCCCTTTGAGAATGATGTCAGTGGCATGAATTATCAACAAGCTGACCCACGCATGTCTATGTCACATGCTGAGGACTTTTATGGTTCGCGAGGATCCACTCTCTCTGATGATGCCAACAGGATGTATGGACTGAACAACAACAGATATTATTCAACTCAGAGATGGTCAAGTGGTGGTGGTCCTCTTACCAATTCTGGGGCTCAGAACTTGGAGGGTCTGCATACGGCTCGTATGAGGGACACTGATAACTACAGACCCAATGTTTCTGAACCTGAAGAGAGATGTTGGAGGGACCTGGAGAGGCTTTCACAGGTCCGACTTTATGGTCAGCAAGATCCAAATGTGTCTCAAAGAAATTACATGGCAGGTCATGATCCCAGGTACAGCCAGCCAGGGGCCTTGACATCTACCTATGGACTCCTGGGTTCCATCGCCGAATCATCCCAGCGAATGGACATGTCTGCGATGCAACGATATGCTCCCCGTTTGGATGAGCTGAATCCAATGAGAATGAACAATGTGAGGCCCGAGGCACCCGTGATTCGTGGAAACGGGTATCTTGATCTTAACAGGGGGCCGCAACCTGGACATGGAGGCGATTCTTTTGGCTTTGCTACTGGTCCTCGTCGGCCGTACTCTCAACAGAATACTTTCGGCTGGCTTAATGAATAG
- the LOC115734147 gene encoding protein ENHANCED DOWNY MILDEW 2-like isoform X2 gives MASSDDEAETLPETVSTYYFEDHDDEPVSFSVLPVRWGDGEGGEDDAAETIFLHGTADNGLRKIYREVKSWRFDLGRSRPEVSVLSKDNICFKLDKPRRSFQDTIRTVLITLHCLHYAKNHPDASREALWEHLAKTLGFYEVRPSAKDLQDHVVLIKEAIGRDDVLAKSKVLSKLMEEKPRKRSKSGENVAMPSFIVDDTEDVEDGTAEEDDCFDSVCALCDNGGDLLCCDGKCMRSFHATKEAGEESLCDSLGYSQHEVDAMQTFNCENCIHNLHQCFACGKLGSSDKSSGADVFQCVSATCGLFYHPHCVAKLVHRRDEVAAEDLKLRIVAGESFTCPMHKCCVCNQIENKKELDLQFAVCRRCPKSYHRKCLPKEIVFEDDDEDEDEDAITRAWEGLLPNRVLIYCLKHDIDEEIGTPVRNHIKFPSTTIRANRAAVGEKRKRPVLGSLSTGGKGLKKKRVASEDSSKRASENQSLGKGKSPFTKKEGEKDKKVRVSSGQEIAKKVKVTDASKKFHKDTAKSRPLEPSTSFTMREHTSLGERLYSFTTEASEQTKTGEPVGPDSEERRAVELASTKSDDSLHPLDADTERRLLNLVKEAASSVSMADVVRKQNVPSTHAQYLKSTVDKTITIGKVEGSVQALRAALQRLEQGDSNEDAKAVCDPEVLTQIFKWKDKLRVYLAPFIYGMRYTSFGRHFTKVDKLQEIVDKLHWYVGDGDMIVDFCCGANDFSRLMAKKLEETGKKCSYKNYDIFPPKNNFEFELRDWMTVQLKELPYGSKLIMGLNPPFGVRGALANKFIDKALQFKPKLLMLIVPSETERLDEKKFRYDLVWEDDRFLSGKSFYLPGSVDVKDKQIEQWNNRPPLLYLWSRRDWTAKHRTIAQKQGHLPTKSRLPWSNEDCNGSLDLHYLNDDRSLSLTSDTSMPMGRPEETKDRVNMAEGQKGRFSRNDSGRESWESQSTGTSKGKAIGIGTSGREIHGKSPAKETPHHPSPKLTDGKLAFYNRSSKQKTNGSRTSGREIDEKDLTNVESSFNDRSSREKASGRGTSGREIDEEPPAKVTSRRPSPKSSVNDRSSISHGVPFENDVSGMNYQQADPRMSMSHAEDFYGSRGSTLSDDANRMYGLNNNRYYSTQRWSSGGGPLTNSGAQNLEGLHTARMRDTDNYRPNVSEPEERCWRDLERLSQVRLYGQQDPNVSQRNYMAGHDPRYSQPGALTSTYGLLGSIAESSQRMDMSAMQRYAPRLDELNPMRMNNVRPEAPVIRGNGYLDLNRGPQPGHGGDSFGFATGPRRPYSQQNTFGWLNE, from the exons ATGGCGTCTTCCGACGACGAGGCCGAGACCTTGCCGGAAACCGTCTCGACCTACTACTTCGAGGACCACGACGACGAGCCCGTCTCGTTCTCCGTCCTGCCGGTGAGGTGGGGCGACGGGGAGGGCGGCGAGGACGATGCGGCGGAGACCATCTTCTTGCACGGGACCGCCGATAACGGCCTCAGGAAGATTTACAGAGAGGTCAAGTCTTGGAGGTTTGATCTCGGCCGCTCGAGGCCTGAGGTGTCGGTGCTCTCCAAGGACAACATCTGTTTCAAGCTCGATAAGCCGAGGAGGAGCTTTCAGGATACGATCAGGACCGTGTTGATCACGTTGCACTGCCTGCACTACGCCAAGAATCACCCGGACGCTTCCCGAGAAGCGCTGTGGGAGCACTTGGCTAAAACCTTGGG GTTCTATGAGGTCCGGCCTTCTGCGAAGGATTTGCAGGACCATGTGGTGTTAATTAAAGAGGCTATAGGGAGGGATGATGTATTGGCGAAATCCAAG GTTTTGAGCAAATTAATGGAAGAGAAGCCCCGGAAGAGGAGTAAATCTGGTGAG AATGTTGCAATGCCTAGTTTTATTGTGGATGATACTGAAGATGTTGAAGATGGGACTGCCGAGGAGGACGATTGTTTTGATTCTGTTTGTGCGCTATGCGATAACGGGGGTGACCTTTTATG CTGTGACGGGAAATGTATGAGGTCATTTCATGCTACTAAAGAAGCTGGTGAAGAATCTCTTTGCGATTCTCTTGGATATTCACAGCATGAAGTTGAT GCAATGCAGACTTTTAACTGCGAAAATTGCATACACAACCTGCACCAGTGCTTCGCATGTGGCAAGTTGGGCTCCTCTGATAAGTCTTCTGGTGCTGAT GTCTTCCAATGTGTTTCTGCTACTTGTGGCCTCTTCTACCATCCCCACTGTGTAGCAAAATTGGTCCATCGCAGAGATGAAGTTGCTGCAGAAGATCTTAAGCTGAGGATTGTCGCAGGAGAAAGTTTCACTTGTCCTATGCATAAATGTTGTGTTTGCAATCAAATAGAAAACAAGAAGGAACTTGATCTGCAATTTGCTGTATGCAGACGATGCCCCAAGTCTTACCATAGAAAATGCTTGCCAAA GGAAATTGTTTtcgaagatgatgatgaagatgaagatgaagatgcaaTAACAAGGGCATGGGAGGGATTATTACCCAATCGCGTATTAATTTATTGTTT AAAGCATGATATTGATGAAGAGATTGGGACTCCAGTTCGAAACCACATAAAGTTTCCCAGTACTACTATTCGAGCAAATAGGGCTGCCGttggggagaaaagaaaaagaccagTATTGGGATCACTCTCTACTGGAGGGAAAGGTTTAAAGAAGAAACGTGTTGCCTCAGAGGACTCCTCGAAAAGAGCTTCAGAAAATCAGTCGCTTGGAAAGGGGAAATCTCCTTTCACAAAGAAAGAaggtgaaaaagacaaaaaagtaaGGGTATCATCTGGACAAGAGATAGCCAAGAAAGTCAAAGTGACTGATGCGTCCAAGAAATTTCACAAGGATACTGCCAAGTCCAGGCCTTTGGAGCCCAGCACATCTTTTACCATGAGGGAGCACACTTCTTTGGGTGAAAGGTTATATTCCTTCACGACAGAGGCGTCTGAGCAAACAAAAACAGGAGAACCAGTTGGACCAGATAGTGAAGAGAGAAGAGCAGTGGAGCTTGCTTCCACGAAGTCAGATGACTCACTTCATCCACTAGATGCTGATACTGAGAGAAG GCTTTTGAATCTAGTGAAAGAGGCCGCATCTTCAGTAAGTATGGCAGATGTTGTGAGAAAGCAGAATGTGCCATCTACTCATGCACAATATCTGAAGTCAACTGTTGATAAGACAATTACTATTGGGAAAGTGGAGGGTTCAGTTCAG GCTCTTAGAGCAGCTTTGCAGAGGCTAGAGCAAGGAGACAGCAATGAAGACGCAAAAGCTGTCTGTGACCCAGAAGTTCTAACCCAGATATTTAAGTGGAAG GACAAGCTTAGAGTATATCTTGCACCATTCATATATGGTATGCGCTACACTTCCTTTGGTCGACATTTTACAAAAGTGGATAAACTTCAAGAG ATTGTTGACAAGCTCCATTGGTATGTTGGGGATGGTGACATG ATTGTTGACTTCTGTTGTGGGGCTAATGATTTTAGCCGCTTAATGGCAAAGAAGCTTGAAGAGACCGGAAAGAAGTGctcttacaaaaattatgatatttttccACCAAAG AATAACTTCGAGTTTGAACTAAGGGACTGGATGACGGTCCAACTAAAAGAGCTACCTTATGGGTCAAAATTG ATCATGGGGCTAAATCCTCCTTTTGGAGTTAGAGGAGCATTGGCGAACAAGTTTATTGATAAAGCTCTTCAATTCAAACCAAAGCTCCTTATGCTGATTGTTCCATCAGAAACTGAAAG ATTAGATGAGAAAAAGTTTCGGTATGATCTGGTGTGGGAAGACGATCGATTCTTGTCTGGAAAG TCATTTTATTTGCCAGGTTCTGTGGATGTGAAGGATAAACAAATTGAACAGTGGAACAATAGGCCACCTTTGCTGTATCTATGGAGCCGTCGAGATTGGACTGCAAAACACAGGACCATAGCCCAAAAGCAGGGTCACTTGCCCACGAAGAGTAGGCTTCCATGGTCAAATGAGGACTGCAATGGATCACTGGATCTTCATTATCTGAACGATGACCGGAGTTTGTCACTTACAAGTGATACCTCCATGCCAATGGGTAGGCCTGAAGAAACCAAAGACAGAGTCAATATGGCTGAAGGTCAAAAAGGGCGTTTTTCTCGAAATGACAGTGGGAGAGAAAGCTGGGAGAGCCAGTCTACTGGGACTTCTAAGGGTAAGGCCATTGGTATAGGAACAAGTGGAAGAGAAATTCATGGGAAGTCACCTGCCAAGGAAACACCTCATCATCCCTCGCCTAAGTTGACAGATGGTAAGTTGGCATTCTACAATCGGTCCTCTAAGCAAAAGACCAATGGTAGCCGAACAAGTGGaagagaaattgatgagaagGATTTGACGAATGTGGAGTCTTCGTTCAATGATCGGTCCTCTAGGGAAAAGGCAAGTGGTAGAGGAACAAGTGGAAGAGAAATTGATGAGGAGCCGCCAGCAAAGGTAACCTCTCGTCGTCCCTCACCCAAGTCGTCAGTCAATGACCGATCCTCAATATCACATGGAGTTCCCTTTGAGAATGATGTCAGTGGCATGAATTATCAACAAGCTGACCCACGCATGTCTATGTCACATGCTGAGGACTTTTATGGTTCGCGAGGATCCACTCTCTCTGATGATGCCAACAGGATGTATGGACTGAACAACAACAGATATTATTCAACTCAGAGATGGTCAAGTGGTGGTGGTCCTCTTACCAATTCTGGGGCTCAGAACTTGGAGGGTCTGCATACGGCTCGTATGAGGGACACTGATAACTACAGACCCAATGTTTCTGAACCTGAAGAGAGATGTTGGAGGGACCTGGAGAGGCTTTCACAGGTCCGACTTTATGGTCAGCAAGATCCAAATGTGTCTCAAAGAAATTACATGGCAGGTCATGATCCCAGGTACAGCCAGCCAGGGGCCTTGACATCTACCTATGGACTCCTGGGTTCCATCGCCGAATCATCCCAGCGAATGGACATGTCTGCGATGCAACGATATGCTCCCCGTTTGGATGAGCTGAATCCAATGAGAATGAACAATGTGAGGCCCGAGGCACCCGTGATTCGTGGAAACGGGTATCTTGATCTTAACAGGGGGCCGCAACCTGGACATGGAGGCGATTCTTTTGGCTTTGCTACTGGTCCTCGTCGGCCGTACTCTCAACAGAATACTTTCGGCTGGCTTAATGAATAG